The DNA region AGTCGCTGCCTCGCCACCGTTTGATCGTGGAGTTGAAGAAAGTGACGGTGGATGAGCGCGGGAAAGTTCGTGTTGTGATGGAGTTTGTGCCGAAGGATCTCAGCAGGGTGATCGCGGCCAGAAAGGAGCCATTCACGGTGCTCCAACTCAAGGTCATGATATGCCGGATACTAAAGGGGGTCCGTTTTCTGCATGAGAACGGTGTGATTCATCGGGATTTGAAGCCCGCCAACATTCTCATCAACGAAAAGGATCGGATCAAGATTTGTGATTTTGGGCTTTCGCGGTGGGAGAATGAGTCGGGATCGTACTCACCCGGTGTGGGGACGCAGTGGTACAAAGCGCCGGAGCTTCTAATGGGAGAGATGAAGTACACGAGTGCGATAGATATGTGGGCGGTGGGATGCATAATGGCGGAACTGGTGATGTTGAAGGTGCTTTTCCAG from Salvia splendens isolate huo1 chromosome 9, SspV2, whole genome shotgun sequence includes:
- the LOC121748152 gene encoding cell division control protein 2 homolog 3-like; amino-acid sequence: MPLAKPMQLKNSSHHQPHDHNRYQVINEVSRGSYGVVYRAWDMETGEIVAIKHVLKGSSRREIKILQSLPRHRLIVELKKVTVDERGKVRVVMEFVPKDLSRVIAARKEPFTVLQLKVMICRILKGVRFLHENGVIHRDLKPANILINEKDRIKICDFGLSRWENESGSYSPGVGTQWYKAPELLMGEMKYTSAIDMWAVGCIMAELVMLKVLFQGDSEIEQLGMIQCYSTETAMRSMLYASSPVLGLNAAALDLLCSLLAFDPNDRITANDALKHPWFLEF